A single window of Priestia filamentosa DNA harbors:
- a CDS encoding CheR family methyltransferase: MNDYEQFISNIKKKTRIDLSLYKEAQMKRRLTSLYQKRHASSFMDFYRALCEKDELLQEFLDRFTLNVSEFYRNRSKWIELEEQILVPMLKKKHSLKIWCAACSTGEEPYTMAMILAQFLPLKNIRILATDIDDTVLKKARKGVYGERELQELPLHMKIKYFTYREGLYYLSEDIKNTVVFKKHDLLQDPFQNNYDLIVCRNVFIYFTDVAKHALYEKMSQSLKKGGVLFVGSTEQIFNTGSYGLTCSLPFFLSKRIEKKDRLQLENH, translated from the coding sequence GTGAATGATTACGAGCAGTTTATATCAAACATTAAAAAGAAAACAAGGATTGATTTATCACTATACAAAGAAGCCCAAATGAAAAGACGGCTAACATCCCTTTATCAGAAACGTCACGCTTCTTCTTTTATGGATTTTTATAGAGCATTATGCGAGAAAGACGAGCTTTTACAAGAGTTCCTCGATCGTTTTACACTCAATGTTTCTGAATTTTATCGAAATAGAAGCAAATGGATTGAACTGGAGGAGCAGATTTTAGTACCTATGCTTAAGAAAAAGCACTCCTTAAAAATTTGGTGTGCAGCATGTTCGACAGGTGAAGAGCCATATACAATGGCAATGATCTTAGCTCAGTTTTTACCATTAAAAAATATTCGTATTTTAGCAACAGACATTGATGACACAGTGTTAAAGAAAGCGAGAAAAGGTGTTTATGGAGAGAGAGAACTACAAGAACTCCCCTTACATATGAAAATAAAGTATTTTACGTATAGAGAAGGACTTTATTATCTTAGCGAAGACATTAAAAATACGGTTGTATTTAAAAAACATGATCTTCTTCAAGACCCTTTTCAGAATAACTATGATCTTATTGTTTGTCGAAATGTTTTTATTTATTTTACAGATGTAGCAAAGCATGCTCTATATGAAAAGATGAGTCAATCCTTAAAAAAAGGAGGAGTTTTGTTCGTTGGAAGCACTGAACAAATCTTTAATACGGGCTCTTATGGGTTAACGTGTTCCCTCCCCTTTTTTTTATCGAAAAGAATAGAGAAAAAAGACAGACTACAGCTTGAAAATCATTAA
- the aroC gene encoding chorismate synthase gives MRYLTAGESHGPQLTTILEGVPSNLPLKAEDINEDLARRQKGYGRGRRMQIETDEVEILSGVRHASTLGSPITLVVENNDWKHWTKIMGIEEISEEEKEEVKRKITRPRPGHADLIGGMKYGHRDLRNVLERSSARETTVRVAAGAVAKKILSELGINVASHVLEIGGVRANPPQYKNLNELKDRTNESPVRCFDQSVEQEMMSAIDSAKENGDSIGGIVEVIIEGLPPGVGSYVQYDRKLDSKIAAAIVSINAFKGVEFGIGFEAARLPGSKVHDEILWNEEEGYTRGSNNLGGLEGGMTTGMPLVVRGVMKPIPTLYKPLQSVDIDTKEPFSASIERSDSCAVPAASVVAEAVVAWEVANAIVEQFGHDRMDLIKENIDRLKSYAGEF, from the coding sequence ATGAGATACTTAACTGCTGGAGAGTCGCATGGACCCCAACTAACTACAATTCTAGAAGGAGTGCCTTCAAATCTTCCATTGAAGGCTGAAGATATCAATGAAGACTTAGCACGCCGTCAAAAAGGCTATGGCCGCGGACGAAGAATGCAGATTGAAACAGACGAAGTAGAGATTTTAAGTGGTGTTCGTCACGCTTCAACGCTAGGCTCTCCGATTACGCTTGTTGTTGAAAACAACGACTGGAAGCATTGGACTAAAATTATGGGTATTGAAGAAATTTCAGAAGAAGAGAAGGAAGAAGTAAAAAGAAAAATTACGCGTCCACGTCCAGGACATGCTGACCTTATTGGTGGAATGAAATATGGTCACCGTGATTTACGTAATGTTCTTGAACGTTCTTCTGCTCGTGAAACAACAGTACGTGTTGCAGCTGGAGCTGTAGCGAAAAAGATTTTAAGTGAATTAGGCATTAATGTTGCATCACACGTTCTAGAAATCGGCGGAGTTCGAGCAAATCCTCCTCAATATAAAAATTTAAACGAACTGAAAGATCGTACAAATGAATCTCCTGTGCGCTGCTTTGATCAAAGTGTAGAGCAGGAAATGATGAGCGCTATTGATAGTGCAAAAGAAAACGGAGACTCTATTGGTGGAATCGTTGAAGTAATTATTGAAGGTCTTCCGCCAGGTGTTGGAAGCTACGTTCAATACGATCGCAAACTGGATTCTAAAATTGCTGCAGCGATTGTTAGCATTAACGCATTTAAAGGCGTTGAGTTTGGAATTGGTTTCGAAGCAGCTCGTTTACCTGGAAGCAAAGTTCATGATGAAATTCTTTGGAATGAAGAAGAAGGATATACAAGAGGAAGCAACAACTTAGGTGGTCTAGAAGGTGGAATGACGACTGGAATGCCTCTTGTTGTACGCGGTGTAATGAAGCCAATCCCAACGCTTTATAAGCCATTGCAAAGCGTTGATATTGATACGAAAGAGCCTTTTTCAGCAAGCATTGAGCGTTCAGATAGCTGCGCAGTTCCAGCAGCAAGTGTTGTAGCAGAAGCTGTTGTAGCATGGGAAGTAGCAAATGCAATTGTAGAGCAATTTGGTCATGACCGTATGGATCTTATTAAAGAAAATATCGATCGCTTAAAAAGCTATGCAGGAGAATTTTAA
- the aroB gene encoding 3-dehydroquinate synthase, whose protein sequence is MESLQIKTASKKYPVYFGERILENLHSVIEDVCPSVSNILVISDEAVYKHHGKALMKELPNQALSYILPSGEGAKSFEHFYNVQTFALEHGLDRQSLIIAFGGGVVGDLAGFVAATYMRGIPFIQVPTTLLAHDSAVGGKVAINHELGKNMIGAFHQPEAVFYDISLLETLSEKEWRSGFAEVIKHALIYSTTFYDWLKSSVSTFEDLKGETLIQSIKEGINVKAEIVANDEKETGIRAFLNFGHTLGHAIEAELGYGEITHGEAVVIGMCFAFEIGKELIDTTFPLEEFKEWLHKLGYRTDIPQGLDKNNLVTKMKADKKAQHGQINMVLLKQIGEPLLMKVDEKTILSLLSETLK, encoded by the coding sequence ATGGAATCCTTGCAGATAAAAACAGCGTCTAAAAAGTATCCCGTTTATTTTGGTGAACGTATATTAGAAAACTTACACAGCGTCATTGAAGATGTATGCCCGTCAGTTTCTAACATCCTTGTTATCTCAGATGAAGCGGTTTATAAACATCATGGTAAGGCGCTGATGAAAGAGCTTCCTAATCAAGCTCTTTCGTATATTTTGCCAAGTGGAGAAGGAGCAAAATCGTTTGAGCATTTTTATAATGTTCAAACATTTGCTCTTGAACACGGTCTTGATCGTCAATCACTCATTATCGCATTTGGCGGTGGAGTTGTCGGTGACTTAGCTGGATTTGTTGCCGCAACATATATGCGTGGCATTCCGTTTATTCAAGTCCCAACAACACTGCTTGCACATGATAGCGCAGTTGGTGGAAAAGTAGCGATTAACCATGAGCTTGGCAAAAATATGATTGGTGCTTTTCATCAGCCAGAAGCCGTTTTTTATGATATTTCACTTTTAGAAACGCTAAGTGAAAAAGAATGGCGTTCAGGATTTGCAGAAGTAATCAAACATGCGCTTATTTATTCTACGACTTTCTATGATTGGTTGAAATCTAGTGTGTCTACTTTTGAAGATTTAAAAGGAGAAACGCTTATTCAGTCTATTAAAGAAGGGATAAATGTAAAAGCTGAAATTGTAGCTAACGATGAGAAAGAAACGGGTATTCGCGCCTTTTTGAATTTTGGTCATACGCTAGGGCATGCAATTGAAGCAGAGCTTGGATATGGGGAGATTACTCATGGAGAAGCTGTTGTGATTGGGATGTGCTTTGCTTTCGAAATTGGAAAAGAGCTTATTGATACAACATTTCCTCTTGAAGAATTTAAAGAGTGGCTACATAAGCTTGGATATCGTACAGATATTCCACAAGGATTGGATAAGAACAATCTTGTAACTAAGATGAAAGCTGATAAAAAGGCACAGCACGGCCAAATTAACATGGTTCTTTTAAAGCAAATTGGAGAACCTTTATTAATGAAAGTCGATGAGAAGACCATTTTATCTCTATTGTCTGAGACTTTAAAATAG
- the trpE gene encoding anthranilate synthase component I: MNTNFTSFLQASLNYRTIPITKTFLMDNVMPVDLFQCLGEEAIYLLESSDEGSPWANYSFIGLNPFLYLKEQNGTFFLERSDGTKVSSSTCLNEAFELAKEYVKAKIPDMPLPFKGGAVGFLSYDSLSLFEKVPVHKENDLGMPAVHFSFCETIAAYDHKNKKMTLIHYLQTHEEQDEEKLKELYENGEAKIRFYVEKLRKDCRVAEPIIFSAERKEVDFSSVESSYTKEKFVEDVEKLKEYIRSGDIFQGVLSQRFKLKTALSGLEIYRILRLVNPSPYLFYIKLEDAEIIGSSPERLIQVVNGHLEIHPIAGTRRRGRTEEEEEKLKKEMLQDEKERAEHYMLVDLARNDIGRVARYGSVQTPVLMEVVTFSHVMHMISKVTGELDRKYSPIQALLAAFPAGTVSGAPKVRAMQILNEMEPVARNVYAGTVAYIDFDGNIDSCIAIRTIVLKDKNAYVQAGAGVVYDSVPDLEYKETKNKASALIHTINVAEEIYGKEGVKLHV, translated from the coding sequence ATGAATACTAATTTTACTTCTTTTTTGCAAGCATCATTAAATTATCGAACAATCCCAATTACAAAAACATTTTTAATGGATAACGTTATGCCAGTTGATCTTTTTCAATGTCTCGGAGAAGAAGCAATTTATTTGCTTGAGAGCAGCGATGAGGGCTCACCATGGGCGAACTATTCATTTATTGGTCTTAATCCTTTTTTATATTTAAAAGAACAAAACGGCACTTTCTTTTTAGAGCGCTCAGATGGCACAAAAGTAAGCAGTTCTACTTGTTTAAATGAAGCATTTGAATTAGCAAAAGAATATGTGAAAGCAAAGATTCCAGATATGCCGCTTCCATTTAAAGGAGGAGCCGTCGGATTCTTAAGCTATGACTCCCTATCTCTTTTTGAAAAGGTTCCTGTTCATAAAGAAAATGATTTAGGAATGCCTGCTGTTCATTTTTCTTTTTGTGAAACAATCGCTGCTTATGATCACAAAAATAAGAAGATGACGCTTATTCACTATCTTCAAACACATGAAGAGCAAGATGAAGAAAAGTTAAAAGAGCTATATGAGAACGGAGAAGCAAAAATTCGTTTCTATGTTGAAAAGCTTAGAAAGGACTGTCGCGTAGCGGAGCCAATCATTTTTTCAGCTGAGCGTAAAGAAGTTGATTTTAGCTCTGTCGAGTCTTCCTATACGAAAGAGAAGTTTGTAGAAGATGTTGAAAAATTAAAAGAATATATTCGGAGCGGCGATATTTTTCAAGGTGTTTTATCACAGCGCTTTAAATTGAAGACGGCTCTATCAGGATTGGAAATCTATCGCATTCTGCGTCTTGTTAATCCTTCACCATACTTGTTTTATATTAAGCTAGAAGATGCTGAAATTATCGGGAGTTCTCCAGAACGACTTATTCAAGTTGTGAACGGACACTTAGAAATTCACCCAATAGCAGGTACAAGGAGAAGAGGACGAACAGAAGAAGAAGAAGAAAAGTTGAAAAAAGAAATGCTTCAAGATGAGAAAGAGCGTGCAGAACACTATATGCTTGTTGACTTAGCACGAAACGACATTGGGCGCGTTGCTCGCTACGGAAGCGTTCAAACGCCAGTATTAATGGAAGTTGTTACATTCTCTCACGTTATGCACATGATTTCAAAAGTTACAGGAGAGCTTGATCGTAAATATTCCCCAATTCAAGCACTTCTTGCTGCCTTTCCAGCTGGAACAGTATCAGGAGCTCCAAAGGTTAGAGCTATGCAAATCCTCAATGAAATGGAGCCTGTTGCACGAAATGTGTACGCAGGAACAGTCGCTTACATTGATTTTGATGGAAACATTGATTCATGTATTGCGATTCGCACGATTGTCCTAAAAGACAAAAATGCATATGTTCAAGCAGGAGCTGGCGTTGTGTATGACTCAGTGCCTGATCTGGAGTATAAAGAAACTAAAAACAAAGCAAGCGCCCTTATTCATACGATTAACGTAGCTGAAGAAATCTACGGAAAAGAAGGAGTGAAGTTGCATGTTTAA
- the trpD gene encoding anthranilate phosphoribosyltransferase: MFKEYLKKCLNGGFLTESEAQLVMDGIMKGNVSQSQVASFLTILTYRGETVEEITGFVRALRENMRPFSTSFHDAVDTCGTGGDGASTFNISTASAIAASSLGVKVAKHGNRAVSSKSGSADVLEYLGIDIGLTEEEAKEKLEHYNMAFLFAPFYHPAMKNVASTRKELGFRTVFNALGPMANPANCLKQVIGVYSFELSQKLAKALQKLNPHHVLFVTGRDGLDEISACAKTDIVELKEGQISTYTVEPEDFGLQRGTQEEIVVETAEESARLIQDIFADKAPTTAVNAVVLNTAAALYVSGKALSIEEGVRITEEAIKSKTVQQHFRHMTKEVNLHA; this comes from the coding sequence ATGTTTAAAGAATACCTAAAAAAATGTCTAAACGGTGGGTTTTTAACAGAAAGCGAAGCACAGCTTGTGATGGATGGCATTATGAAAGGGAATGTATCACAAAGTCAAGTTGCTAGCTTTTTAACAATTTTAACGTATCGAGGCGAAACGGTTGAAGAAATAACAGGCTTTGTTCGTGCACTTCGTGAGAACATGCGTCCTTTTTCAACTTCTTTTCACGATGCTGTTGATACGTGCGGAACAGGAGGAGATGGAGCTTCTACCTTTAATATTTCAACAGCAAGCGCCATCGCAGCTTCCTCTCTGGGGGTGAAAGTAGCAAAGCATGGCAATAGAGCTGTTTCCTCTAAAAGCGGGAGTGCTGATGTGCTTGAGTATCTCGGTATTGATATTGGGTTAACAGAAGAAGAAGCAAAAGAAAAATTAGAACACTATAACATGGCTTTTTTATTCGCTCCTTTTTATCATCCGGCAATGAAAAATGTTGCTTCAACTCGTAAAGAGCTTGGATTTCGGACTGTATTTAATGCTTTAGGGCCAATGGCAAACCCTGCTAATTGTTTAAAACAAGTCATCGGGGTGTACTCTTTTGAACTTTCCCAAAAACTTGCCAAAGCGCTTCAAAAGCTTAATCCCCATCATGTTCTATTTGTAACAGGAAGGGATGGGCTTGATGAAATAAGCGCATGTGCGAAAACGGACATTGTCGAGCTAAAAGAAGGTCAAATTTCTACTTATACAGTTGAACCTGAAGATTTTGGGTTACAACGTGGAACTCAGGAGGAAATTGTTGTAGAAACAGCGGAAGAGAGCGCTCGATTAATTCAAGATATTTTTGCCGACAAAGCGCCGACAACGGCTGTAAATGCGGTTGTTTTAAATACAGCAGCAGCCCTCTATGTAAGTGGCAAAGCACTGTCTATCGAAGAGGGAGTACGTATTACAGAGGAAGCAATTAAAAGTAAAACCGTTCAACAACATTTTAGACATATGACAAAAGAGGTGAACCTTCATGCTTGA
- the trpC gene encoding indole-3-glycerol phosphate synthase TrpC, giving the protein MLEKILQTKREELKEIQLGQQEDVQKISFYQALQNKARPVSLIAEVKKASPSKGLIKESFNPVQIAKQYVKGGANALSVLTDETYFKGHHTYLTNIKKEVSIPVLRKDFIIDSLQVEQSARIGADAILLIGEAMSPEKLYELYLQAKELHLDCLVEVHSREVLQGILTIFTPEIIGINNRNLHTFQTKLQQTEEISQFVPKESLMVSESGIFTYKDVQTVKKAGANAILVGESLMRQEDQTTAIYDLFGEEVYEN; this is encoded by the coding sequence ATGCTTGAGAAAATTTTACAAACGAAACGAGAAGAGCTAAAAGAAATACAGTTAGGACAGCAAGAGGATGTTCAAAAGATTTCATTTTATCAAGCGTTACAAAATAAAGCACGTCCTGTCTCATTGATTGCTGAAGTGAAAAAAGCTTCTCCTTCAAAAGGATTGATTAAAGAAAGTTTTAATCCTGTTCAGATCGCAAAGCAATATGTGAAAGGAGGGGCAAATGCCTTATCTGTCTTAACAGATGAAACGTATTTTAAAGGTCATCATACGTATCTTACAAACATTAAGAAGGAAGTCTCCATTCCTGTTCTTCGAAAAGACTTTATTATCGACTCTCTTCAAGTAGAGCAAAGCGCTCGCATTGGAGCAGACGCTATTTTACTCATTGGTGAGGCGATGAGTCCAGAAAAACTGTATGAATTGTATTTACAAGCAAAAGAACTTCATTTAGATTGCTTAGTCGAAGTACATAGTAGGGAAGTACTTCAAGGCATTTTAACTATTTTCACACCAGAAATTATCGGAATTAACAACCGTAATTTGCACACCTTTCAAACAAAGCTTCAGCAAACAGAGGAAATCAGTCAGTTTGTTCCTAAAGAAAGCCTCATGGTAAGTGAAAGTGGGATTTTTACTTATAAAGATGTACAAACCGTAAAAAAAGCGGGCGCAAATGCCATTCTTGTAGGTGAATCATTAATGCGTCAAGAAGATCAAACTACAGCTATTTATGATTTATTTGGTGAAGAAGTTTATGAAAATTAA
- a CDS encoding phosphoribosylanthranilate isomerase: MKIKYCGVKNDREWKLVTESMCDYVGFIFTSKSKRYVSPEDVEKWAVSSKKRVGVFVNEQLSIIEKVVKKAKLDVVQCHGEETKEDLFRIKEATGKEIWKALPHDRDTEENMILYSEAVDGFVIDAKVKGSFGGTGTTFDWSAIPKYTNKAEDLQKLCFIAGGIRPGNIEDLLTYSPQAVDISSGIEENGKKTKTLMRELERKMQNEI, from the coding sequence ATGAAAATTAAGTATTGTGGAGTTAAGAATGATAGAGAATGGAAGCTTGTAACAGAAAGCATGTGTGATTACGTTGGGTTTATTTTTACTTCTAAGAGTAAACGTTATGTCTCACCAGAAGATGTTGAAAAATGGGCTGTTTCTTCTAAAAAAAGAGTAGGTGTTTTCGTAAATGAACAGTTAAGCATAATCGAAAAAGTAGTGAAAAAAGCAAAACTTGATGTTGTGCAATGTCATGGAGAAGAAACGAAGGAAGACCTTTTTCGCATAAAAGAGGCAACAGGGAAAGAAATATGGAAAGCTTTACCTCATGATAGAGACACCGAAGAGAATATGATATTGTATAGCGAGGCTGTAGACGGATTTGTAATTGATGCAAAAGTAAAAGGTTCGTTTGGCGGAACAGGAACGACATTTGACTGGAGCGCTATTCCGAAATATACAAATAAAGCAGAGGATTTGCAAAAACTGTGCTTTATCGCGGGAGGAATCCGCCCGGGAAATATTGAAGATCTTTTAACATATAGCCCACAAGCTGTTGATATCTCAAGTGGGATTGAAGAGAACGGAAAAAAAACGAAAACATTGATGAGGGAATTAGAAAGGAAGATGCAGAATGAAATATAG
- the trpB gene encoding tryptophan synthase subunit beta has protein sequence MKYSYPDSFGRFGEYGGKYVPETLMYPLEQLEEALDKAMEDENFKEEYANLLKEYSGRPTALTYADQVTKKLGGAKIYLKREDLNHTGAHKINNALGQALLAKYMGKTKLIAETGAGQHGVATATVAAKFGMECKVFMGEEDIERQKLNVFRMKLLGAEVIPVSSGTKTLKDATSEAIRFWVSHCEDHFYLLGSATGPHPYPKMVRDFQKIIGIEAKKQFTEKEGRLPHTVIACVGGGSNAIGMFYDFIGDEDVKLIGVEAGGKGLDSGLHSAKMARGSKGVLHGTLTNLLQDEHGQITEPYSISAGLDYPGVGPEHALLSSINRVEYKSATDREALDAFTLLTKTEGIMPAIESSHALAEAFRLAPLKSKDETILVCLSGRGDKDVNSLIRLLEEEMDNEHVQRETTKA, from the coding sequence ATGAAATATAGCTACCCAGACAGTTTTGGCCGATTTGGAGAATATGGAGGGAAATATGTACCTGAAACATTAATGTACCCTCTGGAGCAACTTGAAGAAGCATTAGATAAAGCAATGGAAGATGAAAATTTCAAAGAAGAATATGCGAATTTGTTAAAAGAATATTCAGGTCGCCCAACGGCTCTTACGTATGCAGATCAAGTGACTAAAAAGCTTGGTGGAGCTAAAATCTATTTAAAGCGTGAGGATTTGAATCATACAGGAGCACATAAAATTAATAATGCGCTTGGTCAAGCACTGCTTGCAAAGTATATGGGGAAAACCAAGCTTATTGCGGAGACAGGTGCAGGACAGCACGGCGTTGCTACAGCAACCGTTGCAGCTAAGTTTGGTATGGAATGCAAAGTGTTCATGGGTGAGGAAGACATTGAACGTCAAAAGCTGAACGTATTCAGAATGAAGCTTCTTGGTGCAGAAGTTATTCCCGTTTCTTCAGGAACAAAGACCCTGAAAGATGCGACAAGTGAAGCCATCCGTTTCTGGGTTTCACATTGTGAAGACCACTTTTATTTACTTGGCTCTGCAACAGGACCACACCCTTATCCAAAAATGGTTCGTGACTTTCAGAAGATTATCGGTATTGAAGCGAAAAAGCAATTTACGGAAAAAGAAGGGCGTTTGCCTCATACTGTGATTGCGTGTGTTGGAGGCGGAAGCAATGCAATTGGAATGTTCTACGACTTTATCGGTGATGAAGACGTTAAATTAATTGGAGTTGAAGCAGGTGGAAAAGGGCTTGATTCAGGCCTTCACTCAGCTAAGATGGCTCGTGGAAGCAAAGGGGTTTTACACGGCACACTCACAAACTTACTGCAGGACGAGCATGGTCAGATTACAGAACCATATTCTATTTCAGCTGGGCTCGACTATCCTGGTGTTGGACCAGAACACGCACTGCTTTCAAGCATCAACAGAGTCGAATATAAAAGTGCAACAGATCGTGAAGCACTTGATGCATTTACACTTTTAACTAAAACAGAAGGCATTATGCCTGCTATTGAATCATCACATGCGCTTGCTGAAGCTTTCAGGCTTGCTCCTTTAAAATCAAAGGATGAAACAATTCTTGTATGTTTATCAGGCCGTGGTGACAAAGATGTAAATTCACTAATTCGTTTATTAGAGGAGGAAATGGACAATGAGCACGTTCAAAGAGAGACTACCAAAGCATAA
- the trpA gene encoding tryptophan synthase subunit alpha, with product MSTFKERLPKHKKLFIPFITAGDPTEETTVELAYSLQKVGASVLELGVPYSDPLADGPVIQAASSRALKSGMTITKAIKLVSKMRERGVEIPIILFTYFNPVLQLGYKNFFALMRQNQVDGFLLPDLPYEESEELRSLSKENEVALISMVAPTSKDRIQKIAASADGFLYCVSSLGVTGVRDKLPENVHEFLDEVKRYAKVPVAVGFGISKADQVQLLIDHSDGIVIGSALVHKVGELEDALKGSKEEKREALTTIENYIEEIISPISLCEV from the coding sequence ATGAGCACGTTCAAAGAGAGACTACCAAAGCATAAAAAATTATTTATTCCCTTTATTACAGCAGGAGATCCTACAGAAGAAACGACAGTTGAGTTAGCATACAGTCTTCAGAAAGTAGGAGCTTCAGTGCTCGAACTTGGTGTTCCATACTCAGATCCTCTTGCAGATGGACCTGTGATTCAGGCAGCTTCAAGCAGAGCGTTAAAATCAGGAATGACTATTACAAAAGCGATCAAACTTGTATCAAAAATGAGAGAAAGAGGCGTTGAAATTCCGATTATCCTCTTTACCTATTTTAATCCTGTGTTACAATTGGGGTACAAAAACTTTTTCGCTTTAATGCGACAAAATCAAGTTGATGGTTTTCTTCTCCCAGATCTTCCATATGAAGAAAGTGAAGAGCTTCGTTCCCTATCAAAAGAGAATGAAGTAGCTCTTATTTCTATGGTTGCTCCAACATCCAAAGATCGCATTCAAAAAATCGCTGCATCTGCTGATGGATTTTTGTACTGTGTATCTTCTCTTGGTGTAACAGGTGTGAGAGATAAGCTTCCTGAAAATGTGCATGAATTCTTAGATGAAGTGAAACGATACGCAAAGGTCCCTGTAGCAGTTGGGTTTGGCATTTCTAAAGCTGACCAAGTGCAATTGCTTATTGATCATAGCGATGGAATTGTTATTGGAAGTGCACTTGTTCACAAAGTAGGAGAACTAGAAGATGCTTTAAAGGGGAGCAAAGAGGAGAAGAGAGAAGCCTTAACAACTATTGAGAATTATATTGAAGAGATTATCTCTCCTATATCACTTTGTGAGGTGTAA
- the hisC gene encoding histidinol-phosphate transaminase has product MEVKKQLLSLTPYKPGKPIEEVKKEFGLEKVIKLASNENPYGSSPKAVEAIKQEALKLTLYPDGYASELRTAVANFLNVKETEILFGNGSDEVIQILCRSLLTKDTNTVMATPTFSQYKHNAVIEGAEIREVPLVDGQHDLDKMLESIDDETRIVWICSPNNPTGTYVNKDRLHVFLQRVPETTLVAIDEAYYEYATALDYPETIPLLSQYKNLIILRTFSKAYGLAALRVGYGVANTELLQKIEPAREPFNTSRLAQAAACASIEDQTFIEECRKKNTKGLQQYYDFCEEHKLSYYPSETNFILIDFKHYEGDAIFNYLLQKGIIIRSGNALGFPTSIRITVGSEEENKEILEHLHTFLQEHAVQS; this is encoded by the coding sequence GTGGAAGTCAAAAAACAGCTTCTTTCACTAACTCCTTATAAGCCGGGAAAACCGATTGAGGAAGTGAAAAAAGAATTTGGATTAGAGAAAGTTATTAAACTAGCATCAAATGAGAACCCGTATGGTTCTTCACCTAAAGCTGTTGAAGCTATTAAACAGGAAGCTTTAAAGTTAACGCTTTATCCAGATGGCTATGCGAGCGAGCTTCGTACAGCAGTAGCAAACTTCTTGAATGTTAAAGAAACAGAGATTTTGTTTGGAAATGGTTCAGATGAAGTAATTCAAATTCTTTGTCGTTCACTTTTAACAAAAGATACAAATACAGTGATGGCGACACCTACTTTTTCTCAATACAAGCATAATGCCGTAATTGAGGGAGCCGAAATTCGAGAAGTTCCCCTTGTTGACGGTCAGCATGATTTAGATAAAATGCTTGAATCTATTGATGATGAAACACGAATTGTGTGGATTTGCAGTCCAAATAATCCAACTGGAACGTATGTTAATAAAGATCGTCTGCACGTTTTTTTACAGCGCGTCCCAGAGACAACGCTTGTAGCCATTGATGAAGCATACTATGAGTATGCAACAGCATTGGACTATCCGGAAACTATTCCACTTTTAAGTCAGTATAAAAATTTAATTATCCTTCGTACGTTTTCAAAAGCTTACGGACTTGCGGCCCTTCGCGTCGGGTACGGAGTAGCGAATACGGAGCTTTTACAAAAGATCGAGCCTGCGCGCGAGCCTTTTAATACAAGTCGTTTAGCACAGGCAGCTGCTTGCGCTTCAATTGAAGATCAAACGTTTATCGAAGAATGCCGAAAGAAAAATACAAAGGGTCTTCAACAATATTATGACTTCTGTGAAGAGCACAAGCTTTCTTATTATCCTTCAGAAACCAACTTTATTTTGATTGATTTTAAACATTATGAAGGAGATGCTATTTTTAACTATCTTCTTCAAAAAGGTATTATCATTCGATCAGGAAATGCGCTTGGTTTCCCAACTTCTATTCGTATCACAGTTGGATCAGAAGAGGAGAATAAGGAAATCTTGGAACACCTTCATACGTTCTTACAAGAACATGCAGTGCAGAGCTAA